In Toxoplasma gondii ME49 chromosome X, whole genome shotgun sequence, a single genomic region encodes these proteins:
- a CDS encoding hypothetical protein (encoded by transcript TGME49_226320), translated as MYASALPPGEGRAPSQQLQQLQQLFSQPGTQPSFSSFHSTAQGAAALSNAPQGSGGFLPGSAQGPEATHAVYGHASRTDQRSERGAGEDAALSAQEQLSKLQHLFAGAPAVGQNGQQARGDWRDRGDGGSGEARRREEETGRMVVFIDYPAAAFSLVPEDVRNFLSVFGAVKQVSLSRKRAAAEVVMSPASAVEACVKELNETFLPGLGVLRVSALAPRGPPIEELLPASTADPAAPNLEGRRPEGEEPRRDSGREPQGEARKEEERRREARKRVCRLELVGLFAYEPEFDVTRAILGEHNGNISYIMDQTQHKVDLSIKGKAVNEAPVAERLHLSLSSNDAEAYDKALSMAEDLLQSVCEQFVSFCQSKHLPPPANATFRRHQYEQQTDGSLTYLGVAERAPVWLGASPANSSNRGGASPTPLASSPPPLAASPTAAIGAPAAMAAPTAMAAPGGLPGPSAAAAPGLLPGAGAQLAAGPVAGLPGPGSPSNGASGGLPAASLLAGPHLAPMPHPLPHPGGLPPGGQLAGLPLSAPLGHPAHVGLPTLAAPSPAAPALGHLPPGAAPGAPGGLLAHPHVSRPPLELAGPLGLPHPGVSHLGPPGSFLPGLAPHPFGVPAPGVLVPGLGDFAAAMEALAQGGRAPARREGRRSRSRERGSRERGGRDREKRDGQYRGVSPVRRGRTSGRGPSSGRGGRGGSAGRGDSGARGRGSVGRGEGR; from the exons ATGTACGCCTCAGCTCTGCCCCCCGGGGAGGGGCGGGCGCCCTCGCAGCAGctccagcagctgcagcagctgttCTCTCAACCGGGCACCCagccgtccttctcttcgttccacTCCACCGCGCAGGGCGCCGCGGCCCTCTCCAACGCCCCCCAGGGCTCCGGAGGCTTCTTACCAGGCTCTGCACAGGGGCCGGAGGCGACGCATGCCGTTTACGGTCACGCGTCGCGTACGGAtcagaggagcgagaggggcgcgggagaagacgctgctctctctgcgcagGAGCAACTGTCCAAGCTGCAGCACCTCTTTGCGGGGGCCCCTGCGGTGGGACAGAACGGGCAACAGGCCCGtggagactggagagacagaggcgatgggggaagcggagaggctcgcagaagagaggaggagactgGACGCATGGTCGTCTTCATCGACTACCCTGCAGCCGCATTCAGCCTCGTCCCCGAAGACGTCCGCaacttcctctccgttttcggGGCCGTCAAACAa gtgtctctgtcgcgaaAGCGCGCGGCGGCAGAGGTGGTGATGAGTCCCGCCTCGGCAGTGGAGGCGTGTGTCAAGGAGTTGAACGAAACGTTTTTGCCGGGCCTGGGTGTCCTGCGAGTCTCTGCCCTCGCGCCCCGAGGCCCGCCGATCGAGGAGTTGCTTCCGGCCTCGACGGCGGACCCTGCGGCTCCAAATCTCGAAGGCCGGCGCCCGGAGGGCGAGGAGCCGCGGCGCGACAGCGGGCGCGAGCCCCAGGGCGAGGCCCgcaaggaggaagagcgcaGACGCGAGGCGCGGAAGCGCGTCTGCAGACTCGAGCTCGTGGGTCTATTTGCGTACGAACCGGAGTTCGATGTCACTCGAGCGATCCTCGGTGAACACAACGGCAACATCAGCTACATCATGGACCAGACTCAACACAAGGTGGATCTGTCGATCAAAG gcaAGGCTGTGAACGAGGCTCCAGTTGCAGAGCGTCTCCACCtatctctctcctccaacgACGCGGAGGCGTACGACAAG GCGCTGAGCATGGCTGAGGATCTTttgcagtctgtctgcgagcaattcgtctctttctgtcaGTCGAAGCACCTGCCGCCACCAGCCAACGCGACGTTCCGGCGCCACCAGTACGAGCAGCAGACAGACGGATCGCTGACGTACTTGGGGGTGGCGGAACGCGCGCCTGTGTGGCTCGGCGCTTCGCCAGCGAACTCTTCGAATCGCGGTGGCGCTTCTCCCACCCCTCTCGCCTCGTCCCCCCCGCCTCTTGCCGCCTCTCCAACTGCCGCCATTGGTGCGCCTGCTGCAATGGCTGCGCCCACGGCGATGGCGGCCCCTGGGGGCCTGCCGGGCCCCTCAGCGGCCGCGGCTCCGGGGCTTTTGCCGGGGGCGGGTGCCCAGTTGGCTGCGGGCCCAGTGGCGGGTCTCCCGGGGCCAGGGAGCCCGAGCAACGGGGCTTCTGGGGGGCTGCCCGCAGCGTCGCTGCTGGCGGGCCCTCACCTCGCGCCGATGCCGCACCCGCTGCCGCACCCCGGGGGACTCCCGCCCGGCGGCCAACTCGCGGGCCTGCCGCTCTCGGCGCCCCTGGGCCATCCGGCCCACGTGGGCCTGCCGACCCTGGCGGCCCCGAGCCCCGCAGCGCCCGCGCTCGGGCACCTGCCGCCGGGCGCGGCGCCAGGGGCCCCGGGGGGTCTGCTGGCCCACCCGCACGTCTCGCGACCGCCGCTGGAGCTCGCGGGCCCGCTGGGTCTGCCGCACCCCGGGGTCTCCCACTTGGGTCCGCCCGGGTCCTTCCTGCCGGGCCTCGCCCCACACCCTTTCGGAGTCCCTGCGCCTGGAGTTCTCGTGCCGGGCCTAGGCGATTTCGCCGCTGCCATGGAGGCCCTCGCCCAGGGCGGCCGGGCCCCCGCCAGACGCGAAGGCAGGCGCAGCCGGAGCCGCGAGCGCGGCAGTCGCGAGCgcggcggaagagacagagagaaacg GGATGGTCAATATCGCGGCGTTTCACCGGTCAGGAGAGGCCGCACCAGTGGGCGGGGCCCCAGCAGTGGCCGGGGGGGGCGAGGTGGGAGCGCCGGGAGGGGCGACAGCGGCGCCAGAGGGCGAGGCAGCGTAGGGCGGGGCGAAGGCCGTTGA
- a CDS encoding zinc finger (CCCH type) motif-containing protein (encoded by transcript TGME49_226310) encodes MPKALCGIPSSVETAFRVSPGDIGDLCSANNRRGGSLANGDTGPEKTPESIRLRLTARRKPRKPTSQKGAHTPNAPWGTSSRMDWSTKRRHRKDNYLRASIKNCSGNGVLSTADRGSDDANSLLFPLSAFPPLCLTGGAQVNSTSDFHAYSALDTSGTRANIDFQQPYSALPAPWLAPDHGVRRASREAQRDGECISCQSECDGSVVQESMSRSDSAFFSPARTFTRCTSHYSSAQTSSVSCGRIPWAHAHAKISSQRISNDVGEVSGIGKLQLTIVADRRSAFVKTQMCQHVTTGRCRMGELCRYAHSEAELRPAPQLDKTTMCASVKAGKLCPRGDACTFAHSRGELRQTINHYKTNMCRNWLSGRCTKSNTCNHAHGEQELSFYRRLAATTGRRNFTEEQQCPRFDPVGATACDRVAFTVTDSLSVASTSPQGGRVLDSITQVMPLSVHHCGLGFHNRPGLRFYSGTNGHDRLQIQSKAKEASASDSGTSCSNYPGNKEPCVTESTPGCMPFEHGRSSNGNALMQAKTIEPHNYTRGQMKTQSLWSPHGWPPVETADMGADFTDESGIDRYILGSPTFARTREDSGQQPKHLGHFDVFETGDPAKQLDHQRQVGTHIHDSGRLLSRLMGLTFAERERHEAQKISSTLPFRSQEVDETTAMSLRHGCNTVATNGGHIGFFFSGADVFPAFPPAMPTSLAGVADSSSCCRSSGTQSFGSPSTFSTASAPPLAGPQRSESWEIKHSPWKQTWNRNAGLANKNAFSHVDCIAQRSHGWRPLRGFVMDRPGKDNCVQCWTSVTLPQTDDQLVQDKEPRLSFPDQTLSSQRRTQSCCHTFGAPVWKSNTKFRRDSHAMELPGPSRATDRSVRFYASASTTATDSVKTSAITSSSGIFDRLQQVKLQKHVERLRWLQQQNRRSGEIVFWGAENLWGYSTAEQGDEGQLASCGFCQPIVNVGMTSGAALSRRGASGKPHAAVGRELQTWSTWSGHQSERERGLSSLTELVAFLLKDGVCSCGKETSLNSVSPAVGVTEGVEHYQSSSVSGNNGSDCQRGLPVHESYTQGCALESSNHVGERKNGTRRTKTEEWEDPETFVFGNWQPRRHHAGSVQRTAG; translated from the exons ATGCCGAAAGCACTGTGTGGAATTCCTTCTTCAGTGGAGACTGCCTTTCGAGTATCTCCAGGGGACATTGGAGATCTCTGCTCTGCCAATAACAGACGTGGTGGCAGCCTCGCTAACGGGGATACAGGACCGGAAAAAACTCCAGAGTCGATCCGTCTACGGCTAACTGCTCGCAGAAAGCCACGAAAGCCGACCTCTCAGAAGGGGGCACACACGCCAAACGCACCCTGGGGGACCTCTTCTAGAATGGATTGGAGCACtaaaaggagacaccgaaaaGATAATTATTTGCGAGCATCCATCAAAAACTGTTCGGGGAACGGGGTGCTCTCAACCGCTGACAGAGGATCCGACGATGCAAATTCACTGTTGTTCCCGCTGTCTGCGTTCCCGCCCCTTTGCTTAACTGGTGGCGCTCAGGTGAACTCTACTAGTGATTTTCATGCATACAGTGCTCTTGATACCTCGGGAACACGGGCCAACATTGACTTTCAGCAGCCATATTCTGCTTTGCCAGCGCCGTGGCTTGCACCTGATCATGGCGTTCGGAGGGCATCCCGCGAGGCACAACGTGATGGCGAGTGCATATCTTGTCAGAGTGAATGTGATGGCAGTGTCGTGCAAGAATCAATGAGTCGAAGTGATTCGGCCTTTTTTTCACCTGCCCGGACTTTCACACGGTGCACCAGCCATTATTCGTCAGCGCAGACTTCATCAGTTTCCTGCGGCCGAATACCGTGGGCTCATGCTCATGCCAAAATCTCCTCCCAGAGAATTTCTAATGACGTAGGCGAGGTGTCTGGGATAGGGAAACTGCAGCTGACAATTGTCGCAGATCGCAGGAGCGCTTTCGTCAAAACGCAAATGTGCCAGCATGTGACCACTGGCAGGTGCAGAATGGGAGAACTGTGTCGATATGCTCATTCCGAAGCAGAGCTAAGACCCGCCCCGCAGTTGGACAAGACGACGATGTGTGCGAGTGTTAAAGCAGGAAAACTTTGCCCAAGAG GTGATGCGTGTACCTTTGCACATTCGCGGGGAGAGCTGCGACAGACGATCAACCACTACAAGACTAACATGTGCCGAAACTGGCTATCGGGACGCTGCACAAAAAGTAATACGTGTAACCATGCACACGGTGAACAGGAGCTTTCTTTCTATCGTCGTCTCGCTGCCACTACGGGCCGCCGGAACTTCACCGAAGAACAACAGTGCCCGAGGTTTGATCCAGTTGGCGCCACAGCTTGCGATAGGGTCGCCTTTACTGTAACGGATTCATTGTCTGTGGCCTCGACTTCCCCCCAGGGTGGACGGGTACTTGACTCCATTACGCAAGTAATGCCGTTATCGGTTCACCACTGCGGCCTTGGGTTCCACAACAGGCCTGGCCTTAGATTTTATTCAGGCACAAACGGACACGACCGGTTGCAGATCCAGTCGAAGGCCAAGGAGGCATCTGCATCGGATTCAGGTACTTCTTGTTCAAACTACCCTGGCAACAAGGAACCGTGTGTAACAGAATCGACACCTGGCTGTATGCCTTTTGAACACGGGCGCAGTAGCAATGGAAACGCGCTGATGCAGGCAAAAACGATCGAGCCACACAACTACACTCGCGGCCAAATGAAAACACAGTCCTTGTGGTCACCTCACGGGTGGCCACCCGTGGAGACCGCGGACATGGGCGCAGATTTCACGGATGAGTCCGGCATTGATCGGTATATCCTAGGCAGCCCAACTTTTgcaagaacgcgagaagacagtGGGCAACAACCGAAGCATCTTGGACACTTCGATGTTTTCGAAACGGGAGACCCCGCGAAACAGCTTGATCATCAACGACAGGTGGGTACTCACATTCACGACTCCGGGCGATTACTATCACGCCTTATGGGCTTGACATttgcggagagagaacgtcATGAAGCGCAGAAAATTAGCAGTACGCTTCCTTTTCGGAGTCAAGAGGTAGATGAGACAACCGCAATGTCGCTTCGACATGGGTGCAACACTGTCGCAACAAACGGAGGTCACAttggcttcttcttttctggtGCGGATGTTTTCCCTGCGTTCCCACCGGCGATGCCGACCTCTCTAGCTGGAGTAGCAGATTCATCGAGCTGCTGCAGAAGCTCCGGCACTCAGTCTTTTGGAAGCCCCTCTACTTTCAGCACAGCATCTGCCCCTCCACTGGCAGGTCCGCAACGATCTGAATCCTGGGAAATAAAACATTCGCCGTGGAAGCAGACCTGGAATCGAAATGCGGGACTCGCGAACAAGAATGCTTTCTCTCACGTGGATTGCATCGCCCAGCGGAGTCACGGCTGGAGACCGCTGCGTGGCTTTGTGATGGATAGACCAGGAAAGGACAACTGTGTACAGTGCTGGACTTCTGTGACTCTACCACAGACTGATGACCAGCTCGTTCAAGACAAGGAACCAAGATTGTCTTTCCCTGATCAGACCCTCAGTAGTCAGCGCAGAACTCAAAGTTGCTGTCATACCTTCGGTGCGCCTGTCTGGAAGAGCAACACCAAGTTTCGCAGAGATAGCCATGCCATGGAGCTCCCCGGTCCATCTCGAGCCACAGACAGAAGTGTGCGTTTTTATGCTTCGGCTTCGACAACTGCGACCGACTCTGTGAAAACTTCCGCAATCACCAGCAGCAGTGGAATTTTCGACAGACTGCAGCAGGTCAAACTGCAGAAACATGTTGAGCGACTCCGCTGGCTTCAGCAACAAAACAGACGATCAGGGGAAATCGTTTTCTGGGGGGCGGAAAACCTGTGGGGTTATTCGACTGCTGAACAAGGGGATGAAGGGCAGCTGGCTTCCTGTGGTTTCTGTCAGCCTATCGTGAATGTGGGCATGACCAGTGGCGCAGCATTGAGCAGGAGGGGAGCTTCAGGGAAGCCCCACGCAGCGGTGGGCCGTGAATTGCAGACATGGTCTACATGGTCAGGCCACCAATCAGAACGAGAACGCGGACTCAGCTCTCTCACAGAGCTGGTAGCATTCCTTCTCAAGGACGGGGTGTGCAGTTGTGGTAAAGAGACGTCTCTGAACAGCGTATCTCCTGCCGTCGGAGTTACCGAGGGAGTAGAACACTACCAGAGCAGTAGTGTGTCGGGCAATAACGGCTCAGATTGCCAAAGAGGACTGCCCGTCCACGAGTCGTATACGCAGGGGTGTGCCCTGGAATCTTCGAACCATgtcggagagaggaaaaacgggaCCAGAAGgacaaagacagaagagtGGGAGGACCCTGAGACGTTTGTTTTTGGAAACTGGCAACCAAGAAGACATCACGCCGGATCCGTGCAGAGAACTGCCgggtga
- a CDS encoding 2,4-dienoyl CoA reductase 2, peroxisomal family protein (encoded by transcript TGME49_226300), producing the protein MKSDRRQPSFRQDCLHGKVAFITGGGSGICREIAKQFLLHGASVVIASRNKKKLQDAAKLLSSETGGCCFPVAMDVRSEKEVAQAVDAAMAKFGKVDILVNGAAGNFLCSAEKLTYKGFKTVMEIDAHGTFIVSKTVFEKCFKPAIQRAKTAAGRGSEGRLDRRNSGDASCEKVILNISMTLHYTAALLQTHAGAAKAAIDAMTKHLAVEWGPYNIRVNCIAPGPVEGTVGFNKLNPVPQQGFADTSGNGACKPTDPTEDFDNDEGLSSSVEPKMLQKESQADGQYKDLNMLRRFIPLQRLGTAQDMAFAAIFLCLPEASYITGANLVVDGGQWMTSGNFTVLEPHQNATWRNALYRIESRL; encoded by the exons ATGAAGTCTGACAGACGGCAACCTTCTTTCCGGCAAGATTGCCTCCACGGTAAGGTCGCTTTCATCACTGGAGGTGGCTCAGGCATCTGTAGAGAAATCGCCAAACAATTCTTGCTGCATGGCGCATCTGTCGTAATCGCCTCAAGGAACAAAAAAAAACTCCAGGACGCAGCAAAG ctccttAGTTCCGAGACCGGTGGCTGCTGCTTCCCTGTAGCAATGGATGTGCGTAGCGAAAAGGAAGTAGCACAGGCAGTAGACGCTGCTATGGCAAAGTTTGGAAAAGTAGACATTCTTGTGAACGGTGCCGCAGGGAATTTTCTGTGCTCCGCTGAAAAACTGACGTACAAAGGGTTTAAGACTGTAATGGAGATCGACGCACATGGCACATTCATAGTGTCGAAAACTGTCTTCGAGAAATGCTTCAAACCTGCAATACAACGCGCCAAAACTGCTGCAGGCCGAGGATCAGAAGGAAGACTCGATAGGAGGAACAGTGGCGACGCGTCCTGCGAAAAAGTAATTCTGAACATTTCTATGACTCTCCATTATACAGCGGCGCTACTGCAGACTCACGCTGGGGCAGCCAAAGCAGCGATCGATGCCATGACTAAACACTTAGCGGTGGAATGGGGGCCGTACAACATTCGAGTGAACTGCATTGCGCCTGGGCCTGTAGAAGGCACCGTCGGCTTTAACAAGTTGAATCCGGTTCCACAGCAAGGATTCGCAGACACCAGTGGAAATGGCGCTTGCAAACCCACAGACCCGACAGAGGACTTTGACAACGACGAAGGGTTATCTTCGAGCGTGGAGCCCAAGATGCTACAGAAAGAATCTCAGGCCGACGGGCAATACAAAGACCTTAATATGCTACGACGGTTCATTCCTCTCCAGAGACTCGGTACTGCGCAGGACATGGCGTTTGCGGccatttttctctgtctccctgaAGCAAG TTATATCACCGGTGCCAATTTAGTTGTAGACGGCGGTCAGTGGATGACCAGCGGTAATTTTACAGTTCTCGAACCGCACCAGAATGCGACTTGGAGGAATGCATTGTACCGGATTGAATCAAGACTCTAA
- a CDS encoding hypothetical protein (encoded by transcript TGME49_226290), translated as MSFSGRTENGSGFRRQPADGPTLVKNPSGHERVYYREKLLVTPCSQPGVPLALYLSSVNRPAHSSSKQASLPPEQSCTRSNFCNWPSGDTQERQNSPSGLSSVERNPSFGSATPEEQRCRGNMARSNRETVCQRWTTRFKVSAPKVSEYGAFSDNELINLQLTQRDLEELMALIRREQETRLQQRVQQNRNLEAVVAEQRQQIRILSLELKRTQDAVEEKTFLLDTEKRKSEALERQLRMLRKLRQSEKQEQHANLKDSESRLEKDLEKYVEAAHIQGLSFFDRTTEDGTREADHSPGSFPSFTEGGNSPTSGVAGDEQMVHVEGPTVVEEAW; from the exons ATGTCGTTTTCTGGTCGTACAGAGAACGGCAGTGGTTTTCGGAGGCAGCCTGCTGATGGCCCTACTCTCGTCAAAAATCCGTCAGGACACGAGCGTGTGTACTACAGGGAGAAACTCTTGGTGACGCCCTGTTCTCAGCCAGGAGTCCCTCTCGCACTGTACCTGTCAAGTGTTAATCGTCCTGCTCACTCCTCATCAAAGCAAGCATCCCTTCCTCCGGAGCAGAGCTGCACTCGGAGTAATTTTTGCAATTGGCCATCTGGCGACACACAAGAGAGGCAAAACAGCCCGTCTGGACTTTCCTCAGTTGAGCGAAACCCAAGTTTTGGTTCGGCCACACCTGAAGAACAGCGCTGTCGGGGGAACATGGCAAGGTCGAACAGGGAGACCGTTTGCCAACGGTGGACGACGAGATTCAAAGTGTCGGCCCCTAAGGTCTCTGAATACGGCGCATTCTCTGATAACGAACTTATTAACCTACAACTGACCCAGAGAG ACCTGGAGGAGCTGATGGCGCTGATTCGGCGGGAGCAAGAGACGAGGTTACAACAGCGGGTGCAGCAGAATAGAAACCTTGAAGCGGTGGTGGCGGAGCAACGTCAGCAGATTCGTATACTTTCTTTGGAGTTGAAGAGGACCCAGGATGCTGtagaagagaaaacgtttctgCTTGACAccgaaaaacgcaaaagtGAAGCTCTTGAACGCCAGCTGAGGATGCTGAGGAAGCTTCGACAATCCGAGAAGCAAGAACAACATGCGAATCTGAAAGATTCGGAGAGCCGGCTGGAAAAAGATCTCGAGAAGTATGTGGAAGCTGCCCACATTCAGGGCTTGTCATTTTTTGACAGAACAACAGAAGATGGGACACGTGAGGCGGATCATTCTCCCGGCTCTTTCCCATCCTTTACGGAAGGTGGAAATTCTCCCACGTCCGGTGTCGCTGGTGATGAACAGATGGTTCATGTAGAGGGACCCACTGTGGTTGAGGAGGCTTGGTAA